Part of the Musa acuminata AAA Group cultivar baxijiao chromosome BXJ3-10, Cavendish_Baxijiao_AAA, whole genome shotgun sequence genome, TtttacttaatattttaatatttatatcgaTATTGGACTAACGGGAGATGCCTTGCTTGGATATAATATATCCAAGGGGGGATGTATCTAACATTTCGATGTTTGTATTATGTTGGGACTTTTTCTTTCGATGAGATAGTGAGTTGAGTATTTTTTATCCGATCAAAAagttatttgatatatttatattattgggATCAATATAGTATAGATGGGTCTAATTTCTCTTATAAAAGAGAATACCATGATTTAAACATTGGGACTGAAAAAAAATCTTATAAGATGCAAGTTCAAGCACTATCTTGGGTGGTCAGGTTGGGAACTCATTGGAAGCCCTATATTACCACCGATTATGTAAGGTTGAATTATttaattagaaaatatttattttgcatGTCATATCGATGCGAAACATCATTATTTTCAAACTAATTATCTCCTGTTTATATCGAATCCAGATTAATTATCCATTGAATTGTACCTAATTTATAAGGATTCGCTGAAGGTAAAATAAGCTTGAGATAATATATGAGTTCCACCCTTAAAAGAGATGATGATTGAGCAATTAGTTTATCCCTCTAACTATGGAGTAGGTTGGGAAGTCGATGAAGCTCGAAAGAGAGGATCCTGAGCAAGCAATCAACCAACCTCAGTGGTGCTTCTTCACTGAAAGGAGGAAGCAACGTAAGCAACATTTATGGATGAGAGCACAGTGGTGCTTCTTCACTGAAAGGAGGAAGCAACGTAAGCAACATTTATGGATGAGAgcatttttcatatttttaatggTGGAGAATCCCCGTTGAATTGAGTTGAAAGTGTCATCTAGAAATAGTCAATAGATCATGGTCGCTAATATCAAGTTATCTCCGATAACATCAAAATCTCACTTCAATAATATCTTCCATTGTAAGAATCCAACCCACAACAATTAAATACAAGAAATGTGATAGGGAAAGAGATCAACTTCAAAATCTCTATGAGAACGATCGTTAGATTTAATATTATACTGGATAGTAATTGTAATACCCCAATTAGAAGTGATATGGTGATAATTGTCGATCAGGACTTCTTTTATATTCTCATAAAACTTTTCATTAACTCAAGCAAAGTTCTTCGTATCATGATGTATCACATGTTATGAATAGTATATATAAATAGGGGTCGATACATGAACCACCTTATATTGGGAGGTACATATTACATGACCCTATATTAGATAATACAGGATCTATACTAATTGGTATTGATTGAAATCCAATCATTACAAATTTGTGCTGACAATTATATTGGGAGGTTACaattgctttattttaaatgatcaaTTTGATTGTTTGTTAACTATAGAGAAGGGTTTTAAACCCTTTCTTCTCTCCTTTTTCTACCAATTTCACTCAATCTTTTCAACTCTTTCTCACTTATATCTTTTTCTCGTTGTCATGttttcactctcttaaactcaTCATAATTATAATTCATGGATTAGAACAAATGTGAGAGGCTAATTTAGAAGGATTACAAGAAGAATATTTTGATCGAGAGGTATATATTATCattctagatttttatttatatatgagatgattaagcctattaTATGTCTATTTATACAATTTGATGGTGATGCATGTAGAGGAGCAATCTTTTACACTTGTCATCTAGATTCAGATCATGAAGCTCGATGATATACTAGTTAAATTTATACTATGCCATAATGGAGGGTGAGGAGGAGGATGCGACATGGTGACATTTACTGATGAGAGCTTCTTTCATATTCTTAATAGTGGAGAATCTCTCGTTGACTTGAGTTTAAAATGTCAACAATAAAGACTCCGCTAATATCAAGTTATCTCCAATAACATCAAAATCTCACTTCAATAATATGTAAAAATCCAACCCAAGACAATCGAATATAAGAAATGAGATTGGAAGGAGTTTGACTTCAAAATCTCTATGGAAATGATGTTAGATTTAATATTAAACTAGATAGTAATTGTAACACCCCAATTGGAAACAATATGGCAACAATCATTGGCAAGGGCTTCTTTCATATTCTTAAGGTGGAGAACCTCCTATTAAATCAAGTAAGATTCATTGTACCATGATATACCATATGAGACAAATGATACATATCATTCTGACAAGGGATTGGCATGCGAACAGTCATATATCGGGTGGTACACATTACATGATTCTATATCGGATGATACGAGATCTATACCGATCGATAACGATTGAAATTTAATTATTACTGACTTGTACCAATCGGTAACAATTGAATTTTGATCGTTATCGATCAAGAGCTAAGATTGTCTTATTTTAAATGATCAATTTGACTATTTAAACtataaaaaatatttgtatatCCTTTCCTCTCCCCACTCTTTCAACCCATTTCACTCAATCTTTTTAACTTTTTCAAACTCTTCTCACTCACATCTTTTATCTCATTCTTATATTTTTACTTTCTTAAACTCAACAAAGctataattatatattaaatcAAATATAAGATGTTAATTTGAGAGAATTAAAAAGAATAACACTttaattaagatatatatatatatatatatttctttttaaattttatatttatatataagataATTAAGCTTATTCTATGTGGTCATGTCTATACAATTTATACAATTTTACACTTGTCACCCAATATTTAGATCATGAAACTCGACGAAATACTAGTTAAGTTTATACACGGGAGGGAAGGGAAAAACAATTGATGATTTTGAATAGATGTGATAGAGTATACATGACATAGATATAGATCAAACCTCGTTATATTCACAACCATTGTATTGTGAAGAATCTTAAGACTAATAGTAGTATGATGATAGTTGATTATTCTTTTCCAAGTAGTAGTATGATGATCAATCTTATGATATAGAGCAACAGATCAGTGACGACGAAAGTAAAAGTTTAAACATTCATAATGCTCCATACTAATATATGTTATAATTGTCCTTGCCTCAGGAGCCATCTCTGATACGTGGTTCATGACGATCAACTTATAACCATCACAACATTGATGTACCATTAACATACGATGTATGTAACACCCTACTTCTACTTTACATGtataactaaaatatgatgtcatattttaaatttttattactgCTATCAATAGGAGAGTAGTGAAAGTagataatcttaaaattaaaacatgctaacttacttaACAAAATGATAGGATTTCTCCTGTATATAGTATTTTGGACATTTATACATAATTATAGCCTCTAACTAAgagaaaaacataaatataacatGTCCAAAATTTATACATACAAAACACCTACAGaacatcatgcatatctaagctgGTATAGGCTTGCATATGCTCACTGCTCTACCCAATCACTTGGGTGGGGTATTAGTAATGAGTACACTCAATAACTATAAGCTCTTATAGCTTTATTTAGGTAGcatatatcatatcatatatgtaataatttaaaattattggcGTAAGACATTTAATGGAAAACTCCCTTATCAtataacttctttagtaaacataATCCCACAACATAGCATATATAAAATAAAGAGTTAAAGTTCtacttcaaaataattcaaaatgcttATATGCAAATATAGGAAGTATAATAAATTCATTGACTTCTATGTCctgcatcataatatatatttgcaTTCCCATATCATATgttattataatatatacgtTCACTCTCACACTACACATCATAATATTTACATACACTCCCACATTGTACATCATAGCATATACGTGCAttacatatcataatatattcgtGTACTCACATATCATTCGTCATAGAAAATATATACACTCTCATACCATATGTCatcatatatgtatacgtatatgatATTTGTATCATAATTCATATAATTTTAGACTTAcgaaatatatacattcatatttaACTAATGCTTTGCTCATGGCAATCCTATCATtcgaaatataatttttaaattgcaTTATACATATGATAAGACATATGACCATTATTTTATagtaaattaaacttatacttaattaaacttaaaaataaagatACTAATAAAAAATCAAGTTCTTTAATAGTCGAATGTATTAGGGAGTGATACTCCTTGGAGCAAAAGGTCATGAGATGTTTTAATTAATAATCATACttcttgaattattgatttataataatttataataataattcataaaaaattttgataaaaatctcttataaaataaattatactcATCCTAATAATATATGAAGTTATTCCTTCTCCATAGTAGCTAAAATTCAAAATTGCATTTAGTGTCGAAAGATTAGAGATCCATGGCAAAGTATGATGTCGTAATTACATATTAATTGCGTCATACAAAAAGGTGAAACATCGTTTGTGCGTTCTTATATTCGCTTCCATGTAAAATGCTTTAATTACATTAAATTATATGTGACATTGACACATAAAcacagtttttatttattttaagaaaaagataaagTACAAAGTGACAAGTAATTATATGCGACATTGGCACATAAACacacagcagagagagagagagagagaggatatatatatatatatatatatatatatatatatatattagtaacgCCGTAGGCGGAGATTCTTCGTGTCATGTATTAAGCTTCGGTGACATCTCGTAATCATGCGATGGCTCTGTGATGGAGGTCGTTGTAGTAGACGACGTAGACGTCGTAGGCGACGACGAGCTTCGCGACAGAGGACGTCACCGTCTCGGTCACCAGCTTCCCCCATGCGTACTGGAACACCCCCGTCCCTCCCACGATGGCCCGCTCCGAGTTCCCGGACGCGTCCAGTCTCCCGATCACCGTGAGAGTGCTGTTGACGAACTTCCCCGCCGTGAACACCAGCACCAGCGGTACCAGCATCACCTCCTCCCGCATTGATACGTGGAAGCCCGCGCCCTGCACCCTTCCGAGGAAGGTGGAGCTTTCGTCGGGGCCGACCCTCAGCACCGTGTCGTAGATCTCGATGTTCCCGAAGGTGTAGGGGAGGCTCATGTTCACCACGGTGACGGTGGTGTTGTCGGGACCGATAAAGGTCTCGTGGAAGTAGACGCGGAAGTGGATTCTCTTCTGGATGCCGAGTTCGAACTCGGAGGTGACCGGGAAGGCCGTGGCAGCagccaggaggaggaagaagacgaggaggTGGTGGAAAAGAGAGGAGCTGTGTGGGGACGACGCCATGACTAGGGTGGTGGATGGACAAGGAACGTGAAGTGAGAAGTGAGATGAGCACAACAATAAGAGGGAAAGTGTCTTTATAGAGCATTGGCTTATGGCTCTGTCATCATCATACATATCATATTTATCACAGGTAAGTATgatgtacacatcatcatattaatatttaagagattaaaattaaataatattttgaatCCTTAATATTCGATAAATAAGTCTTTTAGATGTAAGAATATCTCAAATAAATTTTTGAATAATCAACCTTTGATAAGTGGATCATCATTATATTTATACACGGAAATGAATCATTTACAATTAATTAGACTTTGACATGTTAAACTCAATCAATTCATGAACtattattgaaaatatttatGGGTATAAGATTAGAAAAATAAGCTTATATGACTAAGGATTGAAAGAATCAGATAACTCTTTggattgaattaatatcttacttGATATATATATTAACTCTGATCAATTTGATTCAAACTCATCAATAGTCATACAACTATGACATGAACAAGCTCTAAATTGAAGATTTATCGGGCAAGCTTATTGAACTCATCCAAGAGTCTTATGGGTGCTATTCAAAACAAAATTGGACAATCGTATCCTCATTGAACTTGGAAGAAATCGACTCGAGCCACGTTAATTTAGATATTGAGGTTGGATTCCCCTAGTTGGACATCTTAGTCGAACCTCAAAGTCAAAAGTCATTCCATCTTCCAACTAGAGCAACAAGAATTCGGATAAAAATAATGAACCAAATCGAGTCAAGTTCGCCGGATCTAAGTTCGACCGAATGGTGTATTTGGAGTCCATCCTTCCAATGCGGGGGGAAGAAGATGGCATAAAATGCAATAAGCGATGCATAATAACACCGGTGGACGCCCGGTGATTACAGCATACGGGCTCTCGATCGGTAGGTGCCTCGCTCTCCGCCTTCAGCAAGCAACGTAGACGTACAGCGACGGCTCTCGATCGGTAGGTGCCTCGAATGCAAGTGTCGCTGGGGAGATGGGTGATGGAGGTCCAAAAGATGAGGCCATTGACATGATCGATGTCGACAGTAATCTTCTCATCTTACGACAATATCTTCCACCTCACGGTCTCATACGTTGCATGGTGGGTGAACGAGGAGGAAGCCATCGATCGGGCGTTGGTTTCCTCCGTACACTTATCTTTTCTCCATGCTGTAGCTGTCGGTGATCACATTTGTTGCATGTGATAcacgttttctttcttttttttttccacctTTGTCGTGTACTCTAATTCTGAAAGAACCATCACTTTCTGATCACTGTGCATGACTGTGATTCTTGCACAGTCATTGATCTATTTCTTCTAATAATTGACTATGATTCTTGCACAAGAGAACTCGTAAAGCATGaaaatttgatattattaattaattttaataataattttatttttaaagtaagcaaataaattaaaagaaaatggaGAATTGCATATTCTCCACTCTGTTGATACCCCTATTTACTTGAGAGGAGACCAATGTAGTTTCTACAATCAAGTCAAACTAGAGTCTAAATCAAAACTATATAGACCTCCTTTCCATCCCTCTAGCTAGGCCTCATTCGGTGCCAACCGACACCATTGAAACTTTAGCTCAGTTTGCTTAAATGTTCAGCTAGTAAACATACAAACATATCACTTTCCATCAATATAaaagtacatatatatattacaataatATGTGATATGATAGTACACATATGTTATGATATAAGGCGTAGAAGATCATACATTTTTTAGGCTTCCTACATGTGCACATAAGTATTTGAATTATTTCGATATAAAATTTTACCATCTTATTGTATATATAATGTGTTGTAGGATTATTTATACATGCTAAAGAATTTATAGGATGATGTGTCTATCATTAAATACTTTATGTTAAggattttgaaatattatataaatgaaATGATGTGCTCACATAAATAAAACAATAAAGACTTATATTTACTGAGTGATTAATCACCGTAGATCATATTTTacagataaaaatattatatcccACCCAAGTGATTGTATAGGGAAGTAAGCACATGTAAGCCCATGCTAGCATAGATATGAACGATGACTTTTCaacattttatatatataaattttggacatattatatttatgtttttatttggttaaATGatataatcatgtatttaaaacaTTATGGATAGGGGAAACCCTATTATTTTGTttagtaagttagcatgttttaattTTAGGATTGTCAACTTTCCATTGTAGTCATATTGATATcagtaattaaaatttaaaatgtaaCATCCTATATTAATTATACATGTAAGATATGGAAGAAACTAGAAGTAGAGTATTAGATATTCAATGTTCTTGATATCGAATCCATCTATGATAGACTCGGTGAAAGGCTACAGTTACATCCAAGTCAtcctttaaagaatcaaaatatatattaacaATTATGAAATGTGAAAGATTTTTTAACTAATAAATTAACTAGAAAAATTGAATGAACGAATGAATGCCATGTTTATGGGAGGAATAGGTACATGTCATTTTGTCAAGGCACGTGATTTATTTGGAATTTGATGTAACTTATTCGCATTATGTTGATTATAGTTTGTGACAAATGTAAAGATtccatatcaaaaaataaattccgATGTGCATGTGTTAGATCCCTTATGAAACTTAATTATTTATAGAGTGACTTTAACATATAGtaaataaatttgcatctatGTAACTTGGATGATCATATTGTGAAAGATACAAATAATATCTCAAGTTATTCCTTCTCCGTAGTAGCTAAAATTCAACTACATTTGGTGTCGAAAGATTAGAGATCCATGACAAAGTATGATGTTGTAATTACATATTAATTGCGTGATAGAAAAAGGTGAAACATCGTTTGTGTGTTCTCATATTGCTTCCTTGTCCGATAATTTAATCGCATTAAATTATAAGCGacattgataggttgatgttcacAAAAACACACAACACTAACATTATGACCCATCGACCATTTTGTACCCACTTGATTCAGTTTTTAGAATTATATTTGTCTGtttccaaaaaaaaatatttctttatgtAGTACGAagtatttttttgaattatagtatattatagtgaaaattttgacagATAAGCTCACTCTACAGGAGATGAGATTTTTACCTCATAACTCTCATCGCTTAATTCTTTCCAAGTAATTAGATCCTTTTCATCAAAGCAttcataatcttatatatatatataaataatataatataatattgaaTTGGGCTGTACAATATTATTTTAGTTGATCTTATTAACCACTTTACAGTGTGGTCCGATGCATAATACTGCTACTAATCCTAAATAGGAAAAGAATAGATTTACTATAGTCATATATACCTACAGCTATGAAAAATAATAACATGTCACCGTACTGTGCTGCAAAATATCGACGTTTGTAAAAGCTTTTCTTTCTCAATAATAAGAAGCTTTTCTTTATTTTAAGATAAAGATGGAAGTACAAAGTGACACGTAGAATCGCATTTATTTCAGCCTTTTGTTTTGTCCTTATTCCAACCGCTGCCTTCATGGAGTGACACCATAGCCGGAGTTCTTTTTGTCGTGTATTAAGCGTCGGTGACGGCAAGGTCTCGCAATCATGGGCTGGCACTGCGACCGACGTCGGTGTAGTAGATGACGTAGACGTCGAAGGCGGCGACGAGGCCCTCGACGGAGGACGTCACCAGCTCGCTCGCCAGCTTTCCCCATGCGTACTGGAACACCCCCGTTCCACCCACGATGGCCCGCTCCGCCTTCCCGGACGCGTCCAATCTACCGATCGCCGTGAGTGTGCTGTCGGCGAACTCCCCCGCCGTGAACACCAGTACCAGCGGTATCAGAGACGCCTCCTCCTGCTGCGACATGTGGAAGCCCGCGCCCTGCGCCCTTCCGACGACCGTCGAGCTAGCGTCGGAGCCGACCCTCAACACGGCGTCGAAGATGTCGATGTCCCCGAAGGTGTAGGGGAGGCTCATGTTCACCACGGTGACGGTGGTGTTGTCGGGGCCGAGAAAGGTCTCGTGGAAGTAGACGCGGAAGTGGATTCTCTTCTGGATGCCGAGTTCGAACTCGGAGGTGACGGGGAAGGCCGTGGCAGaagcgaagaggaggaagaagacgaggaggTGGTGGATAGGAGGGGAGCTGTGTGGGGACGAAGCCATGACTAGGGTGGTGGATGGACAAGGAACGTGTTATACTTGGCAAAGATTGACAAGTGAGAGGAGCACAAGGCTGGAGGAGGGAGAGCGTATTTATAGAGCATTGGCTATGTCATCGTCGTGCATATATCATATCTATCATATTAGACGATATTTTAGACTCTCTTAAAAAGGTAAGTATGTAAGCAtcatcataataatattttagagATTAGCATTAGAAAGGATTTCAAATCCTCAATTCAAAGTTGAGTCTTTTAGATGTAAGAATATCTCAAACAAAATTTTTGAATCATCAAACAATaagtgaattttcatcatgtttatagattaaaatgaatcatatacaATTAATGAGACTTAGCATGATAAATTTAAGTAattcttattgaaaatatttatgtatgtgaGATAAAAAAAGATGAGAGAAAAGTAATATATGACTAAAGATTGAAGGAGTCAGAGTACAGAAAATCGGTTTGACAAGTAACACCACGTTTAGCCTTCCTCTTGAACGCCGGTCTCGTTCCAAAATCGCCGGCCGGACCACTTCGCTCTCCGCCGACAACACGCAACGTCTAGTTTCGCTGGGATATGGGTGATGCGGGTCAAAGAAGATGAAGCCATCGACATGAACGATGTCGTCTGTATTCGTCTCTATCCTCGTCTTCTCATCTCAGGACAATATCTTCCACCTCACGGTATCATACGTTGCATGGTAGGTGAACAAGGAGGAAAGCCATCATCCATGGGGCTGCTTTTGGTAGGTTAATCCTCACACTAGCTTCTCTCGATGCTGTAGCTGATGCTGAGGCTTCCATCACATTTGTTCCGTGTGATGCACGTTTTCAAATCTCTCTACTGAAATCTTTCGTCTTAATCATTATAGATTAGGGGAGAATAGCTTCAATTTAAAACAACTTTTTCAATAATGAGGGCCTGTTTTGGTGCGATCGGTCGCTCGCCCTCGGCAGTAGATCCCTCTCCAACCATGCTCGCTCCTTCTCTCTTCTCCTTCATGCGGCCTTCTTCTTCACCGACGTTGCCTGCACCGACCCTAGGCTCGGGTTGTCAGCCACCGAAGCATCATCTTCATCAGGTTGTGATCTGCATCAatcgcagcccgctgcctcgctgTCGACTGTCGATCCATAGCTCCTACTAAGAGCTAATCACTATAGCTTCCTCCTGTTGCAGCATCGttatagcttcctcctctgctgcagcATTATTgtggcttcctcctctactgtagcttccGCTACAGCTTTATCCTCTGCTGTAGCATCGCTACATTTACCTCCTCTAGTACAGCATCCTCCTTTGTTGTACCTTTAATACAGCTACCTCCTCTGCTGTAGCATTACTGAAGTTtcgctgtagctttctcctctgttgtagcatcactgtagcttcctcctctgctatagcATCATTGCAACTACCTCCTCTACTACAATATGATAGCAGATAAAGTAAATCTCTCTACTcttatgagaaaatctctctactctgttgaggaaaatcttctctcttaatttgtataaataggggaAGAATACGTTCAATGTAAAATAGCTTCTTTAATAATACTTTTTGTTTTTTACTCTTTCCAACAGATAAAAAGGGACGTGGATGAGGCCATCAATGTGATTTATGCCTCAATTTTGGAGAAGGAACGCACGTGGTTTACGATTGCTGCTCTTCGTTACTCGTCGATGTCCTCATCCATCAGTATGAACCGGATGAGAGAATAATATTCAAAAtactcagtatatatatatatatatatatgtatatatatatatatatatgtatgtatatatatatatatatatatatatatgtatatatatatatatatataaatacatatatatatatatataaatacatatatatacatatatatacatatatatatatataaatacatacatacatacatatatatatatacatacatatatataaatatatatatacatatatttatatatacatatatgtatatatatatatatacatatatatatatatatacatatatatatatatatatatatatatatatatatatatatatatatgtatatgtatgtatgtatgtatatatatatatgtatgtatatatatgtatgtatatatatgtatgtatatatatatatatatatatatatatatatatatatatatatatatatatatatatatatatatatatatatatatatatatatatatatatatatatatacatatatatatatacatacatatatatatatatacatatatatatataaatacatacatacatacatatatatatatacatacatatatataaatatatatatacatatatttatatatacatatatgtatatatatatatatacatatatatatatatatatacatacatatatatacatacatatatatacatacatatatatatatacatacatacatacatatacatatatatatatatatatacatacatatatatacatacatatatatatatacatacatacatacatatacatacatacatacatatacatatacataaatatatatatatatatatatatatatatatatatatgtatatatatatatatatatatatatatgtatatatatatatatatatgtatatatatatatatatatatatgtatatatatatatatatatgtatatatatatatatatatatatgtatatatatatatatatatatatgtatatatatatatatgtatatatatatatatatgtatatatatatgtatatgtacatatatatgtatatatatatatatatatgtatatatatatatatatatatatgtatatatatatatatatatgtatatgtatatatatatatatgtatatatatatatatgtatatatatatatatatatataaatacatatatatatatatataaatacatatatatacatatatatatacatatatatatataaatacatacatacatacatatatatatatacatacatatatataaatatatatatacatatatttatatatacatatatgtatatatatatatatacatatatatatatatacatacatatatatacatacatatatatacatacatatatatatatacatacatacatacatatacatatatatatatatatatatacatatatatatataaatacatacatacatacatatatatatatacatacatatatataaatatatatatacatatatttatatatacatatatgtatatatatatatacatatatatatatatatatacatacatatatatacatacatatatatatacatacatacatacatatacatacatatatatatacatacatacatacatatacatatatatatatatatatatatatatatatatatatatatatatatacatatatatacatacatacatacatacatacatacatatatatatacatacatatatatacatatatatatacataaatttatatatacatatatgtatatatatatatatatacatatatgtatatatatatatacatatatatatgtatatata contains:
- the LOC135651436 gene encoding pterocarpan synthase 1-like produces the protein MASSPHSSSLFHHLLVFFLLLAAATAFPVTSEFELGIQKRIHFRVYFHETFIGPDNTTVTVVNMSLPYTFGNIEIYDTVLRVGPDESSTFLGRVQGAGFHVSMREEVMLVPLVLVFTAGKFVNSTLTVIGRLDASGNSERAIVGGTGVFQYAWGKLVTETVTSSVAKLVVAYDVYVVYYNDLHHRAIA
- the LOC135651942 gene encoding pterocarpan synthase 1-like, whose amino-acid sequence is MASSPHSSPPIHHLLVFFLLFASATAFPVTSEFELGIQKRIHFRVYFHETFLGPDNTTVTVVNMSLPYTFGDIDIFDAVLRVGSDASSTVVGRAQGAGFHMSQQEEASLIPLVLVFTAGEFADSTLTAIGRLDASGKAERAIVGGTGVFQYAWGKLASELVTSSVEGLVAAFDVYVIYYTDVGRSASP